Within Scleropages formosus chromosome 24, fSclFor1.1, whole genome shotgun sequence, the genomic segment ttaAAAATAACAGTTCTATGAAGACATGGAAACTGAACAAACGTTACACTTCAACACCATTAGATGGAAAGCTATTAGCCGCATGTCTAACTCTATTGTGTTCACACTTGTGCTCTTAAGTAGATCGTGGAAAACCTCATTATAAAAGTAGCCGAGTCTTCAAACCCCAGGCAATAACAGTCAGAGCCTGATAATGACAGAAAggtattttttccactgaatgtaGGATAGGtctatttgtttcttttgtgtatttaaaataatgtctgCCTGTAAGGTATGTAAGGTACgcaggcaacatttttttacagtctATAGATTTGTCAAGTCCCTccatctttaaataaaaaagttatttttcccTTGAGTCTTTTAATTTATATGCCAGTAAGTATATGTCACATACATAACCTATTAATATGTAtagattatatttatttatgtaggcATTGAGTCCAGTGTTTTTCACTATTCAGACATTAGAGAGAAATTTCCGTGTTTCTACTATGTGAAGCaaacaatgtaaacatgtaTCTACCCGCAACCACACACAATGTCAGATTAAATCCCTTTACATTTCACACTGCTGTACCAATAGGCCACTGTGCTCTGGTGCTGGCTCAGCATTTTCTACAGTATGGGGCCACAAATTCTTTGGTTCAGAACAGGTATAAAAGTGAGTGGATGTGAAGTTTATTTGCAGAGCAGTTCAAGCGCAGACAATCGTCACCATGAGTACCTGTAGGGTAAGTAacgtttcagatttttttaacaaaaatggtttttatgAAGCCGGAATTCCGCGGCTTTATGAACTAGTACAGTGTCTACTCAAAATAGACTACAGAAATAATCTTGCCTGTACGCATCTTTCAAAATCCAAATGGTTGAGAGCAGTTATTCCACTGAATTTTTGATACTAACAGTATTACTTTTACCATTTAGATCACCTTCTACGAGGAGAGGAACTTTGGAGGTCGCTCCTATGACTGCAGCAGCGACTGCGGGGACCTCAGCTCCTACATGAGCCACTGCTACTCGTGCAGAGTGCACAGTGGCTGCTTCATGGTCTATGACCGTCCCAACTACATGGGGAACCAGTACTTTCTGAGAAGGGGCGAGTACCCTGACTGCATGAGCATGGGCATGAGTGGCTACTTCAGATCCTGCCGAATGATCCCCATGGTAAACTATCTGACTTTTtatgcacacaaacatatatatatgtatatatatatacatatacctGTTGGCTCtccattttttgtatatttaagtAAAATGTTAGCATGTGTATTCCGCATCCTATATTGAGAAAACACCAAATGCACGTTTGATTTATTCCTTTTCCTTACACAGCATAGAGGTTCCTACAGAATGAGAATTTATGAGAGGGAGAACTTTGAAGGCCAGATGTACGAGCTGATGGATGACTGTGACTCTATCATGGATCGTTACCACATGTCCAACTGCATGTCCTGCCACGTGATGGATGGCCACTGGCTCATGTATGAGCAGCCCCACTATAGAGGAAGGATGATGTACTTCAGGCCTGGGGAGTACAGGAGCTTCAGTAACATGGGATGGGGAAGTGGCATGAGGTTCATGTCTATGAGACGTATCATGGATTCCtggtattaaaaaaatgccttttcttattgaatagaaaaatatttgatttataaaaaaatgacaaatgtacagggaactttaaaaaataaataaataaataaataatgaccaAACGACACtgataaaatcaaataaaattggtttgaattttaaaaaattgaggTCTGTTCTTtcaatacatatacatatacaagacacacacaatTGTTAAAACCCACCAAATCCACCAAATCCTTTTGAAATTAAGCTGAAATTCAGAAAATTCAGAATTATGACTTTCAGCCAGCTGACACACTTTCTTCGCACCTCAAGGGGGGACAGCAATAGAACTCTAGACTGACAGTTATTGGAAAGTATTGTAAAGTCTAGATGTGAAATGAACGTGTTTTTCTGTAACTTTCAGACACAGACATAAAGTGGAATCATGTCAAAAGCAGAATGTATGTATAAGTAGACAGACCAGAGACAAACCGCATGGGTGAGATGGAATAAGGGACATACAAAGTGTTCCtacagaaaatgaaacagttttttaatattttttattag encodes:
- the LOC108936409 gene encoding gamma-crystallin M2-like, encoding MSTCRITFYEERNFGGRSYDCSSDCGDLSSYMSHCYSCRVHSGCFMVYDRPNYMGNQYFLRRGEYPDCMSMGMSGYFRSCRMIPMHRGSYRMRIYERENFEGQMYELMDDCDSIMDRYHMSNCMSCHVMDGHWLMYEQPHYRGRMMYFRPGEYRSFSNMGWGSGMRFMSMRRIMDSWY